The following proteins are encoded in a genomic region of Toxotes jaculatrix isolate fToxJac2 chromosome 3, fToxJac2.pri, whole genome shotgun sequence:
- the ikbke gene encoding inhibitor of nuclear factor kappa-B kinase subunit epsilon produces the protein MSGMTASTTSYLWSLQDVLGQGATASVYKARNKRSGELVAVKVFNMMSYSRPHEVQMREFEMLRKLNHSNIVRLYTVEELLSKQKVLVMEYCSGGSLLSLLEEPENAFGLPETEFLTVLQCVVQGMNHLRENGVVHRDIKPGNIMRQVGEDGKSVYKLTDFGAARELEDDEKFVSIYGTEEYLHPDMYERAVLRKSHQKSYGVSVDLWSIGVTFYHAATGSLPFTPYEGPRRNKPIMFKITTEKPVGAIAGIQRVEGGPIEWRYHLPHSCQLSQGLKVQLVPVLAGILEADQERCWAFDQFFTATTDILQRQPVHLFSLQQAMAHCIYINHYNTVSVFFEEVASQTGIGVQQQHLLYQGHDLPLEGNMKVVNLPRTSPERPLILLSYGSEAKTSLPFREPETPVIPSRFDVMADYNFSKVIVGVVHQYLRIVQLLQTHRELLLQGYYTYMMRMRRQCGDAIHSIAMITIRLQSCLNLEHRVHTLGYYASENQGSADNSQRLKLVHEHLPIYTKGIQEFQSRLDHLQIEQAKLAETLANDKSCQKMEMLLQKITAIHQQYRKDRLTGKLAYNDEQIHKFEKIHLLSHIKRVKSLLREDCVLRYKELLASARTWNSVLQEMQTQLQDFSSFSTGLLADLDMSEQRQNKAVDRILFTLQSKRAGQQPGITPRDKDQMVSRMHHLKEEMEILVRELQCNNTIIESLGAVNSAAALEPSLARPSTL, from the exons ATGTCGGGGATGACAGCCAGTACAACGAGCTACCTGTGGTCTTTACAGGATGTCCTCGGCCAGGGGGCTACTGCCAGTGTGTACAAGGCTCGCAACAAG aggtcGGGTGAGCTGGTGGCGGTCAAGGTGTTTAACATGATGAGCTACAGCCGCCCTCATGAGGTCCAGATGAGAGAGTTTGAGATGCTGAGGAAGCTCAACCACAGCAATATTGTCAGGCTGTACACAGTGGAGGAG ctgcTGTCTAAGCAGAAGGTACTAGTGATGGAGTATTGTTCAGGAGGAAGTCTGCTCAGCCTGCTGGAAGAGCCAGAAAACGCCTTTGGCCTGCCTGAAACAGAGTTCCTCACTGTATTGCAGTGTGTAG TTCAGGGGATGAACCACCTGCGTGAAAATGGAGTAGTCCACAGGGACATTAAGCCAGGCAACATCATGCGGCAGGTTGGAGAGGACGGCAAGTCTGTTTATAAGCTGACGGACTTCGGAGCAGCAAGAGAGCTGGAGGATGATGAGAAGTTTGTGTCTATCTATGGAACTGAAGAGTATCTG CACCCAGACATGTATGAACGTGCTGTGCTGCGTAAGAGTCACCAGAAATCCTATGGGGTGAGTGTTGACTTGTGGAGTATTGGTGTGACATTTTACCATGCTGCCACTGGGAGTCTTCCCTTCACACCGTATGAGGGACCCCGCAGGAACAAGCCCATCAT GTTCAAAATAACTACAGAGAAACCAGTGGGTGCAATAGCTGGAATACAGCGGGTGGAGGGTGGACCTATTGAGTGGCGCTACCATCTACCTCACAGCTGCCAACTGTCACA gggTCTGAAGGTGCAGCTAGTTCCAGTGTTAGCAGGTATACTGGAGGCTGACCAGGAGAGGtgttgggcttttgaccagttCTTCACAGCCACAACAGACATATTGCAACGGCAGCCAGttcacctcttctctctgcagcaggcCATGGCTCACTGTATCTACATAAACCACTACAACAC GGTGTCAGTCTTCTTTGAGGAAGTGGCTTCTCAGACTGGCATAGGGGTTCAGCAGCAACATCTTCTGTACCAGGGTCATGACCTCCCTCTGGAAGGCAACATGAAGGTGGTCAACCTCCCGCGTACTTCACCTGAACGGCCCCTCATTCTGCTCAGCTACGGGTCCGAAGCAAAGACCAGCCTGCCCTTCCGAGAAC cAGAGACTCCTGTTATCCCATCCAGGTTTGACGTTATGGCAGACTACAATTTCTCCAAG GTGATAGTAGGAGTGGTCCATCAGTATCTGAGGATAGTACAGTTGCTGCAAACACACCGAGAGCTGCTACTACAAGGATACTACACCTACAT GATGAGGATGCGCAGGCAGTGTGGAGATGCCATTCACAGTATTGCGATGATCACCATTAGACTGCAGTCCTGCCTCAACTTGGAGCACAGGGTTCACACACT TGGCTATTACGCTTCAGAAAACCAAGGCTCAGCTGATAACAGTCAAAGGCTGAAGCTG GTCCATGAGCATCTGCCTATATACACCAAGGGCATCCAAGAGTTTCAGAGCCGACTGGACCACCTGCAGATAGAGCAGGCCAAGCTAGCAGAGACCCTAGCTAATGACAAGAG CTGTCAGAAGATGGAGATGCTGCTGCAGAAGATTACAGCAATTCATCAGCAATATCGTAAAGACAGGCTTACTGgca AGTTGGCATATAATGACGAACAAATCCACAAGTTTGAGAA AATCCACCTGTTGTCCCACATTAAGCGAGTGAAATCTCTCTTAAGAGAGGACTGCGTGCTGAGATACAAAGAGCTTTTGGCCTCAGCAAGGACATGGAACAG TGTTTTACAGGAGATGCAGACCCAACTGCAGGACTTCAGCTCTTTCTCGACAGGCTTGTTGGCAGACCTGGATATGAGTGAGCAGCGCCAGAATAAG GCTGTGGACAGAATCCTTTTCACTCTGCAGTCCAAAAGGGCAGGACAGCAGCCTGGAATCACACCCAGGGACAAGGACCAGATGGTCTCCAG GATGCACCATCTGAAGGAGGAAATGGAGATTTTGGTGAGGGAACTACAGTGTAACAACACCATTATAGAGAG TTTGGGAGCAGTgaactctgcagcagctctaGAGCCCAGCTTGGCCAGACCTTCCACACTGTGA